One Thermomicrobiales bacterium DNA window includes the following coding sequences:
- a CDS encoding MFS transporter: protein MQGGMLISTIYLITSASQIPFGRLSDAVSPLVLVIFGGIVAGTCLLVLARLDAFAPSMAVVCVLALGGSAATAGLSAIAVEAGRRRSMGRFMGGFHSAASFGMIAISVGAGIIFDSIGIKAVFVVAGLVTLALLTPVALLLRGTPEVGR, encoded by the coding sequence CTGCAGGGCGGCATGCTCATCTCCACGATCTACCTGATCACTTCGGCCAGCCAGATCCCGTTCGGACGACTGTCAGATGCTGTCTCACCGCTGGTTCTGGTGATTTTCGGCGGCATCGTCGCCGGCACCTGCCTGCTCGTCCTGGCCCGGCTCGACGCCTTCGCGCCGTCGATGGCCGTCGTCTGCGTCCTGGCGCTGGGCGGCTCGGCTGCGACCGCCGGACTCTCCGCCATCGCTGTCGAAGCCGGCCGCCGCCGCTCGATGGGCCGCTTCATGGGCGGCTTCCACTCCGCCGCATCGTTCGGCATGATCGCCATCTCCGTCGGCGCCGGCATCATCTTCGACAGCATCGGCATCAAAGCCGTCTTCGTCGTCGCCGGCCTGGTGACGCTGGCTCTGCTCACGCCGGTTGCGCTGCTGCTGCGAGGGACGCCGGAGGTGGGGCGGTAG
- a CDS encoding type II toxin-antitoxin system VapC family toxin gives MAVVIDANLLISLAIDDTRVPLVTELIETWIASQTEMHASMLLAYEVASGLTRAVATGTFPLEQLAKGTRRFEAIPVTLHQLPEIDRAVEIAVRLRRQSAHDAAYVLVAQQLDAEVWTFGGPLARNAAGIGLPVRLIET, from the coding sequence GTGGCCGTCGTAATCGACGCGAATCTTCTGATCTCTCTAGCGATTGACGACACAAGAGTCCCGCTTGTTACAGAGCTAATCGAAACATGGATCGCATCGCAGACAGAAATGCATGCATCGATGCTCCTGGCATACGAGGTCGCAAGCGGTTTGACACGCGCGGTAGCTACGGGAACGTTTCCACTCGAGCAACTCGCGAAAGGAACACGTCGTTTCGAAGCGATCCCCGTCACGCTTCATCAATTGCCCGAGATAGACCGGGCTGTCGAAATTGCAGTCCGGCTCAGGCGGCAAAGCGCCCACGATGCCGCCTACGTCCTCGTCGCCCAGCAGCTCGACGCCGAAGTGTGGACGTTCGGCGGGCCGCTAGCACGCAACGCAGCTGGGATTGGCCTGCCGGTTCGCCTGATCGAGACGTAA
- a CDS encoding FAD-binding protein, translating to MATTIPMTKVDGATIMLEAELRGRIDGEVRFDRTSRMLYSTDASNYQIEPVGVVIPRHADDVRAAHELASKYGISILPRGGGSALAGQTVGHSLVLDFSKYMNEVLEINPEERTARVQPGINLDLLSAKVRQYGLMYGPDPSSSNRATVGGVVSNNSAGAHSILYGMTVDHLQKASLLLADGSTVNLDPSALDRAGQDDALGRLMAKLLAFQEQRSPLIARDFPRHWRRAAGYSLREMLKDDFNPARLLASSEGTLGTLLDVTVGLVPRPTKTALALIQFDDLVQSMEVTTSILEVEPSAIELMDRMLIELTRAQPGYAAQIANITGNPEAVLAVEFYGESDEELRDKVDKLEYHLRQQRLLPDTPIVRAFDPKEQADIWSVRKAGLGLLMSIKGDAKPIPGIEDVAVPVEHLAEYVAGIKELCAEHGTTAAYYAHASAGCLHIRPLVNLKSAEGVHQMDDLTHAAADMAYRFGGVASGEHGDGLQRSELNEKIFGPELYQAMREFKGIFDPQGLMNPGKVVDAPPMTESLRYGVEYQTVPITTFLDFSKEGGFARAIEMCNGAGVCRKVGVGTMCPSYMATRDEKDTTRARANALRNALSGRMFSPDELLGPEVYDVLDLCLSCKACKTECPSSVDMAKIKTEYLAHYLAEHGVPLRTRIFANIHASSVLASKMPKLANLAMKSPIAKFAMRKIGIAAERDMSPFAEETFEAWWKKHLAKREAKQASEPQYTRGQVVYFHDTFANFNYPRVGRATVRLLEAAGYEVIVETRRACCGRPMLSKGLVEQARGLARENIAVLAPYARKGVPIVGSEPSCILTLRDEYIDLMPGDPDAAHVAANSFMIDEFLARIAATEGLGIEWRTEPRSVFFHGHCHQKALIGTKPSMDVLKLAGIDAQESGAGCCGMAGSFGYEAEHYDVSRKVGEERLFPRVRQTTPDTTISAAGVSCHQQIEHFTGRPVKHIAEVLAEQVRPGHVWRPTVSEEPVAAD from the coding sequence ATGGCGACGACAATTCCGATGACAAAGGTCGATGGCGCAACGATCATGCTTGAAGCTGAATTGCGCGGGCGGATCGATGGCGAGGTGCGCTTCGATCGCACATCCCGGATGCTCTATTCGACCGATGCGAGCAACTACCAGATCGAGCCGGTCGGTGTCGTCATTCCGCGTCACGCTGATGATGTCCGCGCTGCCCACGAGCTGGCTTCGAAGTACGGCATCTCGATCCTGCCGCGCGGCGGTGGCTCGGCGCTGGCCGGGCAGACCGTCGGCCACTCGCTCGTCCTCGACTTCTCGAAGTACATGAACGAAGTGCTGGAGATCAATCCCGAGGAGCGCACTGCCCGCGTCCAGCCCGGTATCAACCTCGATCTGCTCAGTGCCAAGGTGCGTCAGTATGGCCTGATGTACGGCCCCGACCCCAGCTCCAGCAATCGCGCGACCGTCGGCGGCGTCGTCTCGAACAACTCGGCCGGCGCGCACTCGATCCTCTACGGCATGACCGTCGATCACCTGCAGAAGGCGTCTCTGCTGCTGGCCGATGGCTCGACCGTCAACCTCGATCCCAGCGCACTGGATCGCGCCGGGCAGGATGACGCGCTCGGTCGCCTGATGGCCAAGCTGCTCGCCTTCCAGGAGCAGCGCAGCCCGCTGATCGCGCGCGACTTCCCGCGGCACTGGCGGCGCGCGGCCGGCTACTCACTACGCGAGATGCTGAAGGACGATTTCAACCCGGCGCGCCTGCTGGCGTCCTCGGAAGGCACGCTCGGTACGTTGCTCGATGTCACCGTCGGCCTCGTGCCGCGACCGACCAAGACGGCGCTGGCCCTGATTCAGTTCGACGATCTGGTGCAGTCGATGGAGGTCACGACCTCGATCCTGGAGGTTGAGCCATCGGCGATCGAGCTGATGGACCGCATGCTGATCGAGCTGACTCGCGCGCAGCCCGGCTACGCCGCCCAGATCGCCAACATCACCGGCAACCCGGAAGCAGTGCTGGCGGTCGAGTTCTACGGCGAGAGCGACGAGGAGCTGCGCGATAAGGTCGACAAGCTGGAATACCACCTGCGCCAGCAGCGCCTGCTGCCGGACACGCCGATTGTGCGTGCGTTCGATCCGAAGGAGCAGGCCGACATCTGGTCGGTGCGCAAGGCGGGCCTCGGCCTGCTGATGAGCATCAAGGGCGACGCCAAGCCCATCCCCGGCATTGAGGACGTCGCCGTGCCGGTCGAGCATCTAGCCGAGTACGTGGCCGGTATCAAGGAACTCTGCGCTGAGCACGGCACCACTGCCGCCTACTACGCGCACGCCAGCGCCGGCTGCCTGCACATTCGCCCGCTGGTGAACTTGAAGAGTGCTGAGGGCGTGCACCAGATGGACGACCTGACCCACGCCGCCGCCGACATGGCCTATCGTTTCGGCGGTGTGGCCAGCGGCGAGCATGGCGACGGTCTGCAGCGCTCGGAGCTGAACGAGAAGATCTTCGGCCCGGAGCTGTATCAGGCGATGCGTGAGTTCAAGGGCATCTTCGATCCGCAGGGTCTGATGAACCCCGGCAAGGTCGTCGACGCGCCGCCAATGACCGAGAGTCTGCGCTACGGTGTCGAGTACCAGACGGTGCCGATCACCACCTTCCTCGACTTCTCAAAGGAAGGCGGCTTCGCCCGCGCGATCGAGATGTGCAACGGTGCCGGTGTCTGCCGCAAGGTCGGCGTCGGCACAATGTGCCCGTCCTACATGGCGACGCGCGACGAGAAGGACACCACCCGCGCCCGCGCAAACGCGCTGCGTAACGCGCTCTCCGGTCGCATGTTCTCGCCGGACGAGTTGCTCGGCCCAGAGGTCTACGACGTCCTCGACCTGTGCCTCTCCTGCAAGGCGTGCAAGACCGAGTGCCCGTCCAGCGTCGACATGGCCAAGATCAAAACCGAGTATCTGGCGCACTACCTGGCGGAGCACGGCGTGCCGCTGCGCACGCGCATCTTCGCCAACATCCACGCCTCGTCGGTTCTGGCGTCGAAGATGCCCAAGCTCGCCAACCTGGCGATGAAGTCGCCGATCGCCAAGTTCGCCATGCGCAAGATCGGCATCGCTGCCGAACGCGACATGTCGCCGTTCGCCGAGGAGACGTTCGAAGCGTGGTGGAAGAAGCACCTCGCCAAGCGCGAGGCGAAGCAGGCCAGCGAGCCGCAGTACACGCGCGGACAGGTCGTCTACTTCCACGACACGTTCGCCAACTTCAACTACCCACGGGTCGGACGCGCAACCGTCCGACTGCTGGAGGCGGCCGGCTATGAGGTAATCGTCGAGACGCGCCGCGCCTGCTGCGGTCGCCCGATGCTGTCAAAGGGTTTGGTCGAGCAGGCACGCGGACTGGCGCGCGAGAACATCGCCGTGCTGGCTCCGTATGCGCGCAAGGGTGTGCCGATCGTTGGCTCGGAGCCGTCCTGCATCCTGACGCTGCGCGACGAGTATATCGACCTGATGCCCGGCGACCCGGATGCCGCACACGTGGCGGCCAACTCGTTCATGATCGACGAGTTTCTGGCGCGCATCGCCGCGACCGAGGGCCTCGGAATTGAGTGGCGCACTGAGCCGCGCTCCGTCTTCTTCCACGGCCACTGCCACCAGAAGGCGCTGATCGGCACGAAGCCATCGATGGACGTGCTCAAACTGGCCGGCATCGACGCGCAGGAGTCCGGAGCGGGCTGCTGCGGCATGGCCGGCTCGTTCGGCTACGAAGCCGAGCACTACGACGTCTCGCGCAAGGTCGGCGAGGAGCGCCTCTTCCCGCGCGTCCGCCAGACCACGCCGGACACAACCATCAGCGCCGCCGGCGTCTCCTGCCACCAGCAGATCGAGCACTTCACCGGCCGCCCCGTCAAGCACATCGCCGAGGTGCTGGCCGAGCAGGTGCGCCCTGGGCATGTCTGGCGGCCGACGGTGAGCGAGGAGCCGGTGGCGGCGGATTAG